A stretch of the Xyrauchen texanus isolate HMW12.3.18 chromosome 20, RBS_HiC_50CHRs, whole genome shotgun sequence genome encodes the following:
- the LOC127660543 gene encoding transmembrane protein 50A has product MSGFLDGIRCGDCECNVDWGEKRNTIASIAAGVLFFTGWWIIIDAAIMYPKEEQFHHAYHTCGVIATIAFLMINAVSNGQVRGDSYSEGCLGQTGARVWLFIGFMLAFGSLIASMWILFGGFVVSDQKELPVYPGIAVFFQNAFIFFGGLVFKFGRTEDLWQ; this is encoded by the exons ATGTCGGGGTTTCTGGACGGGATCAGATGTGGTGATTGTGAGTGTAACGTGGACTGGGGTGAGAAGAGAAACACCATCGCCTCCATCGCAGCTGGAGTTCTG TTTTTCACCGGCTGGTGGATCATCATCGATGCAGCGATTATGTACCCTAAAGAGGAACAGTTCCATCACGCATACCATACCTGCGGAGTTATAGCAACTATAGCCTTCCTCAT GATCAATGCAGTGTCGAATGGGCAGGTGAGGGGAGACAGCTACAGCGAGGGTTGCTTAGGCCAGACAG GTGCCAGAGTTTGGCTCTTTATTGGGTTCATGTTGGCGTTCGGGTCTCTAATCGCCTCTATGTGGATTTTGTTTGGAGGGTTTGTTGTGTCTG ACCaaaaggagcttccagtgtatCCTGGTATTGCTGTTTTCTTTCAAAATGCATTCATCTTTTTTGG TGGTCTGGTGTTTAAGTTTGGCCGCACTGAGGATCTCTGGCAGTGA
- the LOC127660544 gene encoding microsomal glutathione S-transferase 3-like, whose amino-acid sequence MAIENVLPANFGYAIFTYLYSFGMLSYLAIKVGGARKTYNIMYPTMYSDKEPVFNCIQRAHQNTLEVYPQWLVFQTIAALEYPIAASVLGVIWVTSRLSYAWGYSTGDPKKRMQGAYGYIGLFGVILLSISVALKLLGVL is encoded by the exons atggcgatTGAGAACGTGCTCCCGGCCAACTTTGGCTATGCGATCTTTACATATCTGTACAGTTTTGGCATGTTGTCGTATCTCGCGATCAAAGTTGGTGGTGCAAGGAAGACGTATAACATAATG TATCCCACCATGTACAGCGATAAGGAGCCAGTGTTCAACTGTATCCAGAGAGCCCATCAGAACACACTGGAGGTGTATCCACAATGGCTGGTCTTCCAGACCATTGCTGCATTAGAGTATCCT ATTGCTGCCTCTGTGTTAGGGGTTATCTGGGTGACAAGTAGACTCTCTTATGCCTGGGGTTACTCCACTGGCG ATCCTAAAAAGAGGATGCAGGGTGCATATGGATACATCGGACTGTTTGGAGTCATTCTGCTCTCCATCTCTGTGGCTCTCAAGCTGCTTGGAGTCCTTTAA
- the rsrp1 gene encoding arginine/serine-rich protein 1: protein MKTEATPGHLGEGVKVIFDQEAPSSRGSARSRSSSSSSDSSYSSSRGSHSSRGSSRHRRRSRSSSSSDSSSSSRSRSRSHPRCHRASGHSRCHHRHHSPPRHYRARSRSFSPSPERSSRTRRYHRHSRSRSRSPSPYRYSRRYRRSPSRSRTRSPVYWRGSRFVGRYRCRFSTSPRNSRPHRSRSRSRERGAIRLSQEEKKYLLNIAKSNATKILGVQNLELPASLKELDEEEKRRSSSVKEEMVRTDPVPQKTPAQVNGVPNDDKAGTSVTSPKRKPISFSVSNAVAKPSNNPTLNESKVTSRADSIADRKPYGHWVSIRKSSPKNNKH from the exons ATGAAGACAGAGGCCACCCCTGGGCATCTCGGTGAGGGTGTGAAGGTCATCTTTGACCAGGAAGCTCCATCCAGTCGTGGCTCCGCTCGCTcccgcagcagcagcagcagcagtgacaGCTCATATTCAAGCAGCAGAGGAAGCCACTCGTCCCGTGGGTCATCACGACACCGACGCAGATCCCGCTCCTCCTCGTCCTCTGACAGTAGCTCTTCCTCTCGGTCTCGTTCCCGCTCTCATCCACGCTGCCACAGGGCCTCAGGCCACTCGCGCTGTCACCACAGACACCATTCTCCTCCACGCCATTACCGTGCTCGCTCCCGCTCTTTTAGCCCATCCCCTGAGCGTTCCTCCCGCACCAGACGCTACCATCGTCACTCTCGCAGTCGCAGTCGCTCTCCATCTCCCTACAGGTACTCCAGACGCTACAGGCGTTCTCCATCCCGCTCTCGCACCCGCTCTCCCGTGTACTGGAGGGGTAGCAGGTTTGTGGGGAGGTACCGATGCCGCTTTTCTACATCACCCAGAAACTCCAGACCTCACAGAAGTCGGTCCCGAAGCCGTGAACGTGGTGCAATCCGCCTCAGTCAAGAGG AAAAGAAGTATCTATTGAACATTGCCAAATCTAATGCCACCAAGATTCTGGGAGTACAGAACTTAGAGTTGCCAGCTAGCTTGAAGGAGCTGGATGAGGAAGAGAAGAGGAGGTCTTCATCCGTTAAAGAAGAAATGGTGAGGACTGACCCAGTACCACAGAAGACACCAGCACAG GTAAACGGTGTTCCCAATGATGATAAGGCTGGAACTTCTGTGACTTCACCAAAGAGGAAGCCAATTTCCTTTAGCGTCAGT AATGCTGTGGCCAAACCTTCAAACAACCCAACACTCAACGAGAGTAAGGTAACGTCAAGAGCCGACAGCATAGCAGACAGAAAGCCATATGGACACTGGGTCTCCATCAGAAAATCCTCTCCAAAAAATAACAAACACTGA